A window of Selenomonas ruminantium subsp. lactilytica TAM6421 contains these coding sequences:
- a CDS encoding glutamate synthase-related protein — MEAVKTQEIGVNDLPWKIEYHADRCTMCGSCVAGCSFKAIKVEVQKQSLTVSEGSQPEPKHTHVARPIIKQVASLTDFCRGCGMCEKICPNNAIRPVRNPDSRRTLLAKDNGPIKRGGRTNLNAQRTLDSIVVGRISQMTDPSLDAARHTFDIRAPFGRVLPAKDLPFEIKDGKLVQKTKTPPVDWIYPLIFSDMSIGALSTRAWEAVALAVGYLNEKCGLPVRMSSGEGGMPVKLLESDYLKYFIIQIASGHFGWNRIIKAMPHMVTDPAGILIKIGQGAKPGDGGLLPSAKVAEHVQAIRGVPKATLASPPNHQGLYSIEESVQKMHLSMNAAFGFRVPVAIKCAASATSVSVYNNLLRDPYKICGGFFIDGIQGGTGAANEVSLDHTGHPVVSKIRDCYLAAVKQGLQGQIPLYGGGGIGMTGNAAADAFKLMCLGANGVFVGKVLIQLLGCVGNEQGRCNSCNTGKCPMGICTQDPRLVKRLDIDKGAQKIVDYVLAFDSELKKLMAPIGNSSLPIGRSDALVSTDKAVADQLSIQYVC, encoded by the coding sequence ATGGAAGCAGTAAAAACACAGGAAATCGGCGTCAATGACCTGCCGTGGAAAATCGAATATCATGCAGACCGCTGTACCATGTGCGGCAGCTGCGTGGCCGGCTGTTCCTTCAAGGCCATCAAGGTAGAGGTACAGAAGCAGTCCCTGACGGTTTCTGAGGGCAGCCAGCCTGAACCGAAGCATACCCATGTGGCTCGCCCCATTATCAAGCAGGTGGCCAGCCTGACGGATTTCTGCCGTGGCTGCGGCATGTGCGAGAAAATCTGCCCGAACAATGCCATCCGTCCGGTGCGGAATCCGGATTCCCGCCGCACGCTGCTGGCTAAGGACAACGGCCCCATCAAGCGCGGTGGCCGTACCAACCTCAATGCTCAGCGCACGCTGGACAGCATCGTGGTGGGGCGTATCTCTCAGATGACTGACCCGTCTCTGGATGCTGCCCGTCATACCTTCGATATCCGCGCGCCTTTTGGCCGCGTTCTGCCGGCAAAAGACCTGCCCTTCGAAATCAAGGACGGCAAGCTGGTGCAGAAGACCAAGACGCCGCCGGTGGATTGGATCTATCCGCTGATCTTCTCCGATATGTCCATCGGTGCCCTGTCCACCCGTGCCTGGGAAGCTGTAGCCCTGGCTGTAGGCTATCTCAACGAGAAATGCGGCCTGCCCGTGCGCATGAGCTCCGGCGAAGGCGGTATGCCCGTTAAACTTTTGGAATCCGATTATCTCAAATATTTCATCATTCAGATTGCATCCGGTCATTTCGGCTGGAACCGTATCATCAAGGCTATGCCCCATATGGTAACGGATCCCGCTGGTATCCTGATCAAGATCGGTCAGGGTGCAAAACCCGGCGACGGCGGTCTGCTGCCCAGCGCCAAGGTAGCCGAACACGTTCAGGCTATCCGCGGTGTTCCAAAGGCTACGCTGGCTTCTCCGCCGAACCATCAGGGCCTCTATTCTATTGAAGAATCCGTGCAGAAGATGCACCTTTCCATGAATGCGGCCTTCGGCTTCCGGGTGCCGGTTGCCATCAAGTGCGCGGCTTCCGCCACTTCCGTATCCGTATACAACAACCTCCTGCGCGATCCTTATAAGATCTGCGGTGGTTTCTTCATCGATGGTATCCAGGGCGGTACCGGTGCAGCCAACGAGGTTTCCCTTGACCATACGGGGCATCCTGTTGTTTCCAAGATCCGCGACTGCTATCTGGCAGCCGTCAAGCAGGGCCTGCAGGGCCAGATTCCTCTCTACGGCGGCGGCGGTATCGGCATGACCGGCAATGCGGCAGCCGATGCCTTCAAGCTCATGTGCCTGGGTGCCAACGGCGTATTCGTCGGCAAGGTTCTCATTCAGCTCTTGGGCTGCGTGGGCAACGAACAGGGCCGCTGCAACTCCTGCAACACGGGCAAGTGCCCCATGGGCATCTGCACCCAGGATCCGCGCCTCGTGAAGCGTCTGGACATCGACAAAGGCGCCCAGAAGATCGTGGATTATGTGCTGGCCTTCGACTCCGAGCTCAAGAAGCTCATGGCGCCTATCGGCAACAGCTCGCTGCCTATCGGCCGCAGCGATGCGCTGGTTTCCACGGACAAGGCCGTGGCCGACCAGCTGAGCATTCAGTATGTATGTTAA
- a CDS encoding glutamate synthase, which produces MCRIGSIKSKVPIQPSKALHLMLPQQEGHDNSGFAMVMQDLYGIFSDYKDKPLLSLACTQRGAQLVEEYMDAHNFVPLAEWIPVPDKRPGLDIKAMPYYIFRNYDYPEEASHMTKEEKENLLLDTRLALRKILTENNAGFVYSFWPDVLTLKEIGDPADIATYFHLWDDNGCLVAKSIVAQCRQNTNYDIVRYAAHPFFLQGYTLCANGENTFYTKNKEFQSSLHRGYIGFESDSQCFLNTLHYVHHELKWPLTYYKHVITPLPFEECEQREDKDVLVAIRQSLANLEINGPNTIIGVLPDCRMITCCDSKKLRPVVVGRDENMVAISSEVCGINEIMPNRDQSQDIYPNEREIVVIDNDLEVQRWKQ; this is translated from the coding sequence ATGTGCAGAATTGGTTCGATTAAGAGCAAGGTGCCTATCCAGCCCTCCAAGGCGTTGCATTTGATGCTGCCTCAGCAGGAAGGTCACGATAATTCGGGCTTTGCCATGGTAATGCAGGATCTCTATGGTATATTCTCCGATTATAAGGATAAGCCATTGCTTTCCCTGGCTTGCACCCAGCGCGGCGCACAGCTGGTGGAAGAATATATGGATGCCCATAACTTCGTGCCGCTGGCAGAATGGATTCCTGTCCCGGACAAGCGTCCCGGCCTTGATATCAAGGCTATGCCTTATTACATCTTCCGCAACTACGATTATCCGGAAGAAGCCAGCCATATGACTAAGGAAGAAAAGGAAAATCTCCTGCTGGATACCAGATTGGCTCTGCGCAAGATCCTCACGGAAAACAATGCCGGCTTTGTTTATTCCTTCTGGCCCGATGTGCTGACCTTGAAGGAAATCGGCGATCCTGCGGACATCGCCACCTACTTCCATCTCTGGGATGATAATGGCTGCCTTGTGGCTAAGTCCATCGTGGCCCAGTGCCGTCAGAACACCAACTACGACATCGTGCGCTATGCAGCCCATCCGTTCTTCCTGCAGGGTTATACCCTTTGCGCTAATGGTGAGAATACCTTCTATACAAAGAACAAGGAATTCCAGTCCTCCCTGCACCGCGGTTATATCGGTTTTGAATCCGATTCCCAGTGCTTCCTGAATACCCTTCATTATGTTCATCATGAACTCAAATGGCCGCTTACTTACTATAAACATGTAATCACGCCGCTGCCCTTTGAGGAATGTGAACAGCGCGAAGATAAGGACGTATTGGTGGCTATCCGCCAGTCCCTGGCCAATCTGGAAATCAACGGGCCGAATACGATTATCGGTGTGCTGCCGGATTGCCGCATGATCACCTGCTGCGATTCCAAGAAGCTCCGCCCGGTAGTGGTGGGGCGCGATGAGAACATGGTGGCCATTTCTTCGGAGGTCTGCGGCATCAACGAGATCATGCCCAACCGTGACCAGAGCCAGGATATCTATCCCAATGAAAGAGAGATCGTGGTCATTGACAATGACTTGGAGGTACAGAGATGGAAGCAGTAA